A region of the Peredibacter starrii genome:
TGCGGAGCGGGTGCGAGTGGTAGAAATGCGGGCTTCCTTACCAAGGGTAGTGCTTCATTCTTTAAAAGTCTGACGAGTAAGTGGGGACATGATAGGGCACAATCGATCTATCGTTTCGCTGAAGAGTCTTTGGATTTGGTTCACCAGCATATCTTAAAAGCTTCTCCGGAGATTAAGTTTGAACGCTCATCTTCCATGACACTCTTTCAGTCCGAAAAACAATATCAGGAATGGACGACAAAAGATTTTAGTCCCGGTGAATTTAGGTTTGAGTGGCGTGAACAAGAAAAGCTTCCTCAACCTCTTCAAACAAAGTTCTTCGGTGCTTTTGAGAACGCCCCCGAGTACAAAATCAATCCTGTTCAATTGCTGGATTCAATTAAAAAACTTCTTGAGGCACGTAAGGTTCAAATTATTGAAAACGTTTCAGCGTTCGAATTAACGCCGGATGGAGTTCAGACGGAAGTTAACACAATCAAAGCAAAACAAACAATTCTTGCCCTCAATGGTTATTTCCCTCAGTTCAATGCACTTTTTAGAGATGTCATTGTCCCACGACGTGCTCAAATGCTTGCAGTTGAAATTGAAGAAGAGTTTAACTGTCCCGCTCTCCATTACGATCCACCTGAGCGCGTTTACTGGCGAAAGGCCCAGGATAAGGTGTTGGTGATTGGTGGGAAACGTTTACTCGATGAACAAGGCGAGACCGGTGATTTCGAAAAGATTTCTCCTGTAATTCAGCGAGGTCTAGAGCAGTATTTAAAAGAGCAATTAAATTTGAAATATAAAGTTATTCATCGCTGGTCAGGAACCATGGGATTTACAGAGCATGAACTTCCTTTGATCTCAAAAGTGGCGGCACCGAATGAAACTTTCATCGTTGGAGGTTTCAGTGGGCATGGCATGGGTCTTGGGTTTCGTTCTGCCATGGATGTTGCTGAACTCGTGACAGGTCTAAAACAAGAATCTTTCTTCTCTCCATTTAAAAAAGTTGATTTCAAACTATGAGAAAAACCACTATTGTGCTGGCCGTTCTGGTTGCTGGCTTTGCATTCCTAACTGTTTGGACCTGGAAGAAATTAAATTTCTCTCCCATTTCAGAAACAAGCCTAAGGTTATCGCTTGATAACGTAGTAGAGAGTCTAGATCCCGCCAAGGCCTATAGTGATGACTCACTTCTGGTTTCTGCGCAGGTGCTGGAACCATTGTATCAATATCACTATTTGAAACGACCTTATGAGATCCAACCTCTCGTGGCGGATGGACTTCCGCAAATCCTGAATAAGGGAAAACTCCTTCAGATTAAAATTAAGAAAGGCATTTTTTATCATCCGCATGCGGCCTTTTCTAAACCTCGGGAGCTTGAAGCAAAAGATTTTGTTATTCAATTTAAACGTATGGCCTTGGATGATTTGAAAAGCCCAGGACGTGGACTCTTCAATGGACTGATTGAAGGTTTTGAAGGCTACAACAAACTTGTTGGTGGGGATTGGACCAGGATTGAATCCACACCTCTGGCGGGAATTGAAGTTAAGGACAAGTATACGCTGGTGATTAATCTCACTAAGACTGAACCCAATATGATCTATTACCTTGCACTGAATTTCTTGAGTCCAGTGCCTTGGGAACTCGTTCAGCATTCAAAGAATAATCTTGATCACGTTTTGATTGGAACCGGCCCTTATCATTTCAAAGGGTATAACGGACAATATTTTGATCTGGAAAGATTCAGAGGTTATCGTGAGGATTTTTATCCGACCTCTGGCGACCGTTACGCCAACGTTCAAAATCTTTTGAATTCTTCCAAAGAGAAAATTCCTTTCATTGATAATGTGAGATTTTTCATCACGACGGCCGAGAACGATACCTGGCAAAAATTTTTTAACCATGAGATCGATCTTTTAACTGTGCCAAAGACCTTCATTCCTAGACTTTATGATACCAATGGCGAACTAAATCCTGAGATTAAGAAAAATGGGGTAGAACTGAAACACTTCCCAATTCTCGCCAATCGCTGGCTTGCCTTTAACATGAAGGACCCTTTAGTCGGGAAAAATGAATTTCTCCGCAGGGCCATTGCTTATTCAATTAACTACGAAGATTACATTCAGGTCATTTCTCAGAACACCAACCTAAGAGCAAACTCGATTCTGGTACCTGGCATCGCAGGTTACCTTCCCGCAAAAGATTTCCGCTTTAAGCATGATCCTGCTCTCGCAAAAGAATATTTGAAAATGGCGGGTTTTACTGAGAAGAACATGCCGACGATTGTTTACTCAACCAGGGGCAACCAGGGCATCAATATTCTTGAGGCCGATTTCATTAAATCTCAGTTGGAGAAAGTTGGACTCAAAGTAGAGGTTCAAGTGCTTCCTTTCTCTGACTTCCTTAGAAAGGGCAGAGCAGGAGAACTCATGTTCTTTACTGATAACTGGTTATTCGATTACCCAGATGCAGAAAACATTCTTCAACTTTTGGTTTCGACGAATTTCCCTGGGGTAAACAAATCGGCCTACAACAATCCAGAGATTGATGATCTTTATCAGCGATTGAAAGAAACGATGAACCCGGATCAGAAAGACAAAATCGTTCACCAAATGGAAGAGATTATTTTCCAGGATCTTCCATGGATTCCCATGATGTATGAGAGTTCATTTGTACTTCAGTACCCGGAAATTAAAAACTTTCGTAAATCTTCAATTATCAGGAACTATGTTAAATATCTAAAAATTGAGAAGTAATATGAAAATCTCCATCCCGTCGATAGAAGAAAGAAAACTCAAACTCGAAAGACTTAGAAAAATAATTTTGAGGAAAGAGGTTCTGATCAATAAGGCCTTGATGGACGATTTAGGGAAATCTCATTTTGAAACTTATTTAACCGAAGTCGGTTTCGTCATCGAGGAAATTAACTTTGTCGTAAAAAATCTGGAAAGCTGGGCGAAACCAAAAAAAGTTTCAACTCCTATGAATCTTTTTCCGGCCTCTAGTTATATTCATCCTTCGCCCTATGGTGAAGTTTTAATTATGTCTCCTTGGAACTATCCATTCCAGCTCTGTATAGCACCCATGATTGGAGCTCTGGCCGCGGGAAATAGAGTGGTGCTGAAGCCCTCGGAACTTGCTCCCAATACGGCAAAGGTCCTTCGTGAGATAATTGAAGAGGCCTATAAACCGAATGAAGTCAGGATTGTTGAAGGCGGAGTTGCAGAGACACAAGAGCTCTTGAAACAAAAATTCGATTATATTTTCTTCACTGGAAGTACTGCGGTTGGGAAAATAGTGATGAAGGCCGCCGCTGAACATCTCACTCCTGTTACTCTGGAACTTGGTGGGAAAAGTCCTTGTATCATTGATGAGACCGCCGATATCGATCTTGCCGCCAAGAGAATTGCCTGGGGGAAATTTTTGAATGCAGGACAAACCTGTGTAGCCCCGGATTACGTTTTAGTTCCTAAAAAGTATCAGCATGAATTTTTGGAACGTCTGAACTTTCATTTGAAAAACTTCTATGGAGATAGTCCGGCAGGATCTCCGGATTTTCCTCGTATTATTAACGAGAAGCACTTTGATCGCTTAGAAGAACTCTTAATTCCGGAAAAAATAGCGGTGGGTGGAGAGAAGAGTCGTGTGAATAAGTTTATCTCGCCCACAGTGATGAAAGATATTTCATGGTCAGATAAAATCATGGAAGACGAAATCTTTGGTCCAATTCTTCCCGTTCTTCCTTATGAAGATTTGAATGAGGCGCTTGAAGAAGTGGCCAAGCGTTCGAGACCCCTGGCCTTTTACGTCTTCAGTGAAGACTCAAAAAAAGCAAAAGCGATTATGCGTGAAATGTCTTTTGGGGGCGGTTGTATCAATGACACCCTCATGCATCTAGCGAATCCGAATCTTCCGTTTGGGGGAATTGGTGGTAGTGGGATGGGTAGTTACCATGGGAAGAAAAGCTTCGAGACCTTCTCCCACATGAAGTCAGTTCTGATCCAAAAAACAAAGGTGGATATCCCATTGAGATACCCACCTTATAATGGAAAACTAAGTTGGCTTAAACTGTTTTTGCGTTAAAGCTTATAGCTCGCATCGTACCAAGGTGCTGGGGCAGGTTTTGACCAGCTGGCAATTTCACGTGATGGCGTCGGTGACTTCATGTAGGCATGATGAACCGCCAGGAAAGAGCAGAAAGCAAAAACGAAGGCCCAAGTACAGAAGTCTGTGAATTTCCAAGACATAAGTGACCCCTTTGTCATAGTCCCTATCTTCTTCGGAATAAACTTCTGAAAAGTTGAGTAGCCGTTCCGATTATTACTTTAAAATTAGCAAGTTAGGAGTTTAATCCCTGTTGCTAGAAAGGGCAGTGCTAGATTATGATTAGGCTTCAAACGCTTTAAAAAGGTTCTCCTCAGTGAAAGTGATTTTTCTCTTTCTGTTCTTTACTCTGGGATTCGTTCCGGGTGCCTACTCTCAACTTTTAAAAGAAAAAGTCCTGATTGGCCGAATTGAATGGGTCGAATTGCCAGATCTGAAAGTAAAACACAAAGCGCGCATCGATACCGGTGCAAAGACAACATCACTCCATGCAGTGAACATTGAAGAAGTTGAACAAAGAGGGGAGCTCTTTGTGAAATTTCAAACCGTGGACTCAGAAGGGAAAACTGTCGACCTTCTTCGCAAAGTTGATTCTACTCAAAAAGTTTCCAATACATCAGGCTTCATCACTAAACGTTACGTTATCAAAGAAAAAATCAAGATGGGTAACATTGAAAGAGAAGTGTCGGTCAACTTAAACGACCGATCTAAGATGGATTATAAATTCCTGGTAGGAAGAAATTTGCTCTTGGGACGCTTCATTGTTGATGTGGCCCGCTCACACGTCCTAGGTGATTAATCCAATGAAAAAATTCGTCGTCTTTATTACGGCCTTCCTTATTATTTTCCCTCTTGGCGTTCTGTTTTATAAGTCTCAGGTGCTGAACCTTTCACTTATTCCTCAGATGGTTGATGATGTGTGGAACTTCCACATGACAATCAAACCTAAGGGCGATGCTACTTCTTTCTCTTTCCCGATTCCAAAGTCAGGACCAGGGATGAAAATCTCGGATGAGAAAGTTCGTTCTAAAGACCTTGGTATATTCATTGATAGTCAGTCTGATTCAAATCTTGCCACTTGGACCGCAAAAGATTCAGTTAAAAGACGAGTGTCTTATTCGGCGCGAGTAGATCTAAAGCCACTTAAGTATAAGAACATTCCGAAAGACTACACTGAGACTTATCCTAAGGGCCTTGAGAAATATTTAAGAGTCCCTGAGCTACTTCCTGAAGATGAAGCGGCGATCGCAACTTTAGAAACTGCGATTCTTGAAGGGAGTGAAGATAAGACGAGTTTGGTACGTAAGATTTACTATTACGTAGAAGAAGAAATTCAGCGCAACACTGACATCAAAACAATCCACGAAACGCTTAACACTGGTAAAGGTTCTCCGCTAATCAAAGCACGCCTCTTCAACGTAATGGTGAAGCGTAAGGGCGTTCCTGCTCGTATCGTTGTGATGATAAAAATGCCTGAGATGAAGCAGAAGGTTGAAGAGACCAAGCTTCGTTTTACTTTCGCTAACGAAGTGTTCCTGGCAAACAAGTGGATTCCGATTGATACAAACCGTGGCTACTTTGGTGAGCGTCCGGACAATTTCCTGGTTCTTCACCATAACTACGAAGAAATCGAGAAAATCGTAAACAAGCGTAAAATCAGTTATTCAATTCAGGCCGAGCGTGCTCGTATCAACCGTTTCAATAAAGCTGAGTTTAAAAAAGAAGTGATCCGTTCAGATTCGATTTTCTCTAAAATCAGTCTTTACCGTCTTCCACTACCAGTTCAGACCATGTTTACAACGATCCTTTTGATCCCGATTGGAACTTTGGTTCTGGCCCTGGCGAGAAACATTATTGGTATTCCGACTTTTGGTATTTTCACTCCGATTCTTCTGACTCTCTTCTTCAAAGAGACTTCATTTACTTTTGGACTATTGTTCTTCTTCTCAGTTGTAGTAGTAGGGATTGGAGAGCGTTACATTCTGGATAAGTTCTATCTTCTGGCAGTGCCGAGACTTTCGATTATCCTGACCCTCATAATTATGCTGATGATCTGGTACGCATTCTTCAGTGTTGATATGACTAATGCGAGTCAAAAACATCTGGCCTTCTTCCCAATCGTAATTGTGACAACCATCATCGAACGATTGTCGATCATGATTACCGAAGACGGAATTGTGAATACACTTAAGACCCTTCTGGGAACACTGGTTATCGTGATCCTGGTTTACTCATTGTTCTTTATCCCGACTCTGGAAATGTTCATGTTCACGAACCCTGAACTTCTTCTTTCTGTGATCGGTGTGCAGATTCTGATTGGTAAATATAAGGGTTATAGAATTTCTGAGTTCCTGCGTTTCCGCGATCTAGTTCGTCAGAAGAAAAGATTGGAGAGTGCTTCGCATGATCTTCCGTAATCTGAAGGAAATGGGCATCCTCGGAATCAATAACCGAGTTGGCCGTTACATTCTGAGACATAATCCCCGTAAGAACTATCCTCTAGTGGATAATAAAGTTCTGACTGCTCAGAGAGCAGAGGCATGGGGGATAGCGACACCTGAGAACTACATGGTGGTGGAGAATTACGGTTCTTTAAAGAATCTTCATCTCAAACTTCAGCAATACGAGTCTTTCGTTATCAAACCGGCCAATGGTTCGCAGGGTAATGGAATTATCGTTTTCAAAGAGATCGTTAAAGAAGAGAAAAACGGCGAGACACACATTTATTGTCGTCGTTCAAATGATAAGCTCATGGACATTGAAGAGGTGAAGCACCATATTTCTGGGATTCTCTCTGGTCTATATTCTCTTTCTGGTCATAGTGATACGGCCATCATTCAAGCGAAGATTGATAAACATCCAATCTTTGATCAATATTCTTACGGCGGTATCCCTGATATTCGTGTAATTGTATTCGAAGGTTTTCCTGTGATGAGTATGGTTCGTCTTCCGACTAAATCGTCAGATGGTAAAGCAAACCTTCACCAAGGTGCAATTGGTGCAGGTTTAAATCTATCGAATGGTTGGACTAATAATGCGGTTATTAGAAACCAAGTTGTGGATACTCACCCTGATACTGGTCATCAATTGATGGGACTAAAACTTCCATTCTGGCCTGAAATTCTCGAACTCGCGGCCCGTTGTTATGACATGGTAGAGTTGGGATATCTTGGTGCTGATATTGTTCTTACTCCCGATCGTGGTCCAATTCTTTTAGAGCTCAATGCTCGTCCTGGCCTGGGAATTCAGATCGCAAATCTTGCGGGCCTTGTTCCTCGTTTAGAGAAAATTCGTTTAGAAGCTCCCAAAAATCTGCTAGCTAAGGAGCGGGCGGAATTTTCAATGAAGCATTTCTAAGCTTAAGATTCTTCAAAAATAACCCACTCATTTCAGTCAGTTATCACTTTAATCAAATTGATTTGATTAAAGCGTCCTTAATCTAAATTATCTTCCTTAATAATCCGATAAGTCCTTCAGGAATTCAGATGGATAACGAGCTTATCATTATGAAGATAATGAAGATTATTTTAAAAACTCTCTCCAGTCATCGCATGGAACAGCGATCTGCTGACTCGTTCTTTTTTTATAAAGGAATGAACCATGCTTAAGAATTCACTCTACGTTGGTGTAGCACTTATGGCGGCCTTTCTCATTCGAGTGGCCTCGGTTCAATTGTCAGCAGACAAGCCAGCAGTAGAAGAAGATGAAGTAGAAGTTCAAATCACTCCAAGAAAAATCAAAAAACGTAGGCCTGCTTCAGTTGATGTGCCAAAACCAAGAATGCAACCTCAACGTGAAAGAGCAGATCGCGCTCCTCGTATGATGCAAACTTTCGAACCCCGTGCGGAAGAGCCAGTAGATGAAGAGAGAATGGCAGTCGGTGGAGGACAAGAAGAAGCTCCAATGCCGATGTCCGTTGGATCATACAGTGCTGATGCGACTTATGTACCTAGTAGTAATAGTGGTGGAGGAAGCCGAAGTGTTGCTTCTGGTTCAAGAGTAGGAAGTGTTTCGAATGCACCTACGACTTCGACATCAGGATCTAAAACAACTGGTTCATCTCAATTTGGTGGTATCACTGGTAGCTTAGGTGGTGGCGGTGGTCTTGCATTTGGTAACGTAGGATTTACGACTGGATCGTCGTCTTCAACAACCGGATCATCAAGTTCAGGTAGCAGTTCTACAACAGGATCGACGACATCAGGAACAACTGGTTCAACAACTTCTGGTACTACAGGGTCTACAACGAGTTCAACTTCGAGTGGTTCGTCGTCATCTGGATCTTCGTCTGGAACTTCGTCGTCTGGTACGACAACTTCAGGGACATCTACCGGTAGTACGACTTCGGGTACAACAACTTCCGGTACAACAACTTCCGGTACAACAACTTCTGGAACTACTACTTCCGGTACAACAACTTCTGGAACTACTACTTCGGGCACAACTACATCAGGTACGACAAGTGGTACTGGTGGTACAACGACATCAGGAACTACAACTTCCGGTGGAGGTTGGGTGACTGTGGCCGGGGCTTCTTCAGGATCTACTTCAGGTTCAACTTCCGGAACGACTACATCAACTACTACTAGTGGTGCAGGTGGATCTACTACATCTACAACAACAAGCGGAACAGGTGGAACAACTACCTCGGGAACTACAACAAGTGGTACTGGTGGAACAACTACTTCTGGTACAACAACAAGCGGAACTGGCGGAACAACAACCTCTGGTACAACCACCAGTGGTACGGGTGGTACAACATCTGGTACACCAGCTACACCTCCAACTTGTTCGGCAACGCCTTCAACAGGTGCCTACAGTAGTTCAGTGTCAGTAACCATTACTTGTGATGCTCCATCTAATATCTTCTATTGTGTTAGCAATGCCGCTTGTTCTTCAGGAACAGCGTGTGACCCTGAAGCCTCAGGAATTGCATATTCTTCACCAGTAACAATTGGTGCAGTTGATGGTGCATACTGCTTGAGCTTTTACGGTACAGCAACATCATCAGGACTTGATTCAACAATTACTGATTTAAGTTATGACATCAATAGTGCACTTCCTCACTTAGAAGTGACGAACACAAAAACATATTTCCAAACGACAGAACTTTACGGAAGAGATGACAATATTCCATCGAACATCTGGACATCAATAGTGAGTGACGACTTCGCTCCAACTGGAATCTCTGTAGGTATGGTGAACCTAAAAACTCACGATCCTGCGGCCACTACTTGTGAAGATGTCGTGACAAACTATGTGAGCTACCCAGCTCCGACTCCAGATCCTTTCTTTGAATGGATCACAGGAGTTGATCCCGAAACTGGATCTTTAAGTCCATCATCACAAATTGATTTACCATTGGTTCTCGCGAAACTTGAATACGGCGATAACTTCATCGTAACGTGGATTAGAAACTCATCTTACTCACCGGCAACCTATTCTTGTTCAACTACGAAAGTGCACTTGGAAGATTTTGATTACTTCCAGGCCGATAGCTCTCACGGTGAAACGGGAACTCAGTATGTAAGAGAGTTTTCAGGTGGATTTACTGCTTACGGTTTCTTTGAACCTACAATCGATAATCCTCCATCAAGAGGTCCAGCAGGGGAGAGTGCTGAAGACAAATCAGGTGAAAGATTAGAAAGTGGTCTGTTCAGTATCTTCTACTAATTTTTTGATGGCCCAAGACATTCTAAATCTTATTCAATTGCGGATTAAAATTAAAAAGATTTTTTTAATATCCCGATAAGTCTTAAAGAATATCAATGGGATATAAATTGAAATTACGGAACTCTCACTCCAAATTTCTTAAGACTCTTTGTGCTGCATTCGCAGTCATCAATATTTTTTCTTATGCATATGCAGAATCGTTAAGCTATTCCGGAAGACTTGTTAACACAAACGGCTCACCAGTTGTGGGTCCGGTAAATTTAAAATTTGATCTCGCTAGCACGGCCGATACATCAACCATTCTTTGTACTCAGCAAATTTCTAACGTTGCTCTGACAAATGGCGTGTTCCATGTGAAGCTTGATTTAAATTGTGGAGCACAAACTTTATCTCAAGTACTCGCTACTATACCATCTCCAGATACGGCCGCTATTCGAGTAACCAATGAAAGTGCAAGTAAAGCATATTCATTTCAATCTC
Encoded here:
- a CDS encoding alpha-L-glutamate ligase-like protein, which codes for MIFRNLKEMGILGINNRVGRYILRHNPRKNYPLVDNKVLTAQRAEAWGIATPENYMVVENYGSLKNLHLKLQQYESFVIKPANGSQGNGIIVFKEIVKEEKNGETHIYCRRSNDKLMDIEEVKHHISGILSGLYSLSGHSDTAIIQAKIDKHPIFDQYSYGGIPDIRVIVFEGFPVMSMVRLPTKSSDGKANLHQGAIGAGLNLSNGWTNNAVIRNQVVDTHPDTGHQLMGLKLPFWPEILELAARCYDMVELGYLGADIVLTPDRGPILLELNARPGLGIQIANLAGLVPRLEKIRLEAPKNLLAKERAEFSMKHF
- a CDS encoding ABC transporter substrate-binding protein, which codes for MRKTTIVLAVLVAGFAFLTVWTWKKLNFSPISETSLRLSLDNVVESLDPAKAYSDDSLLVSAQVLEPLYQYHYLKRPYEIQPLVADGLPQILNKGKLLQIKIKKGIFYHPHAAFSKPRELEAKDFVIQFKRMALDDLKSPGRGLFNGLIEGFEGYNKLVGGDWTRIESTPLAGIEVKDKYTLVINLTKTEPNMIYYLALNFLSPVPWELVQHSKNNLDHVLIGTGPYHFKGYNGQYFDLERFRGYREDFYPTSGDRYANVQNLLNSSKEKIPFIDNVRFFITTAENDTWQKFFNHEIDLLTVPKTFIPRLYDTNGELNPEIKKNGVELKHFPILANRWLAFNMKDPLVGKNEFLRRAIAYSINYEDYIQVISQNTNLRANSILVPGIAGYLPAKDFRFKHDPALAKEYLKMAGFTEKNMPTIVYSTRGNQGINILEADFIKSQLEKVGLKVEVQVLPFSDFLRKGRAGELMFFTDNWLFDYPDAENILQLLVSTNFPGVNKSAYNNPEIDDLYQRLKETMNPDQKDKIVHQMEEIIFQDLPWIPMMYESSFVLQYPEIKNFRKSSIIRNYVKYLKIEK
- a CDS encoding ATP-dependent zinc protease family protein, which encodes MKVIFLFLFFTLGFVPGAYSQLLKEKVLIGRIEWVELPDLKVKHKARIDTGAKTTSLHAVNIEEVEQRGELFVKFQTVDSEGKTVDLLRKVDSTQKVSNTSGFITKRYVIKEKIKMGNIEREVSVNLNDRSKMDYKFLVGRNLLLGRFIVDVARSHVLGD
- a CDS encoding UUP1 family membrane protein, translated to MKKFVVFITAFLIIFPLGVLFYKSQVLNLSLIPQMVDDVWNFHMTIKPKGDATSFSFPIPKSGPGMKISDEKVRSKDLGIFIDSQSDSNLATWTAKDSVKRRVSYSARVDLKPLKYKNIPKDYTETYPKGLEKYLRVPELLPEDEAAIATLETAILEGSEDKTSLVRKIYYYVEEEIQRNTDIKTIHETLNTGKGSPLIKARLFNVMVKRKGVPARIVVMIKMPEMKQKVEETKLRFTFANEVFLANKWIPIDTNRGYFGERPDNFLVLHHNYEEIEKIVNKRKISYSIQAERARINRFNKAEFKKEVIRSDSIFSKISLYRLPLPVQTMFTTILLIPIGTLVLALARNIIGIPTFGIFTPILLTLFFKETSFTFGLLFFFSVVVVGIGERYILDKFYLLAVPRLSIILTLIIMLMIWYAFFSVDMTNASQKHLAFFPIVIVTTIIERLSIMITEDGIVNTLKTLLGTLVIVILVYSLFFIPTLEMFMFTNPELLLSVIGVQILIGKYKGYRISEFLRFRDLVRQKKRLESASHDLP
- a CDS encoding NAD(P)/FAD-dependent oxidoreductase — translated: MTTSHWLRKHTFSTPDITTDVLIVGGGYVGLSTAYWLTEMRPDLKITVLERIHCGAGASGRNAGFLTKGSASFFKSLTSKWGHDRAQSIYRFAEESLDLVHQHILKASPEIKFERSSSMTLFQSEKQYQEWTTKDFSPGEFRFEWREQEKLPQPLQTKFFGAFENAPEYKINPVQLLDSIKKLLEARKVQIIENVSAFELTPDGVQTEVNTIKAKQTILALNGYFPQFNALFRDVIVPRRAQMLAVEIEEEFNCPALHYDPPERVYWRKAQDKVLVIGGKRLLDEQGETGDFEKISPVIQRGLEQYLKEQLNLKYKVIHRWSGTMGFTEHELPLISKVAAPNETFIVGGFSGHGMGLGFRSAMDVAELVTGLKQESFFSPFKKVDFKL
- a CDS encoding aldehyde dehydrogenase, encoding MKISIPSIEERKLKLERLRKIILRKEVLINKALMDDLGKSHFETYLTEVGFVIEEINFVVKNLESWAKPKKVSTPMNLFPASSYIHPSPYGEVLIMSPWNYPFQLCIAPMIGALAAGNRVVLKPSELAPNTAKVLREIIEEAYKPNEVRIVEGGVAETQELLKQKFDYIFFTGSTAVGKIVMKAAAEHLTPVTLELGGKSPCIIDETADIDLAAKRIAWGKFLNAGQTCVAPDYVLVPKKYQHEFLERLNFHLKNFYGDSPAGSPDFPRIINEKHFDRLEELLIPEKIAVGGEKSRVNKFISPTVMKDISWSDKIMEDEIFGPILPVLPYEDLNEALEEVAKRSRPLAFYVFSEDSKKAKAIMREMSFGGGCINDTLMHLANPNLPFGGIGGSGMGSYHGKKSFETFSHMKSVLIQKTKVDIPLRYPPYNGKLSWLKLFLR